The genomic stretch TGTTTCACCTTGTTATAAATATCAATTGTTATGATGAAATTATAACATTTGATACAACATGCCATATGCCTTATTATTATTCACATGGATTATCGCTACAGTGTAACTCTGAGGACagaaatttatctgtttttcactGCTGAATCCATACTACCTAAAATAgtatctagcacatagtaagtacgaagtaaatatttgttggaggaACGCATTCTTGTTGTATGGATAGCTATATAGATGGAACAACAATGATCCCATGATAGGTGCATAATTTAAATACAATAAGGTCAACCTGACTCTCATTCCTGTGGGAATACTTAATAAATGGAGTTCTTTGAAGGCAGGGGCCGTGTTGTATTCATGGACAAAGAAGGGGAAAAGATTGGATTGTTCTCAAAATTAGTTGTTTCTGGAGAAGTTTAGTGATTGTAGATCAGAGCcctttatgtttaattttaatggaatGTCCAGATTTTATTCAAAATGTCTGTTACCTATAGAATTAGCTGTTATTGATGTCTTCCATTAATCCTAACAACTTTATCCATGAGAAGACTGTAGAGCAGAGAAATTAAGTAGCTTGACTAgatcacacattttttttaagttggtgaGAAtaggtgttttaatttcctttagctgctaaagcaaataccatacaatgagtaggcttaaacaatgggaatttataagcTCCCAGTTTTGAGGGTAATAAAAGTCCAGATCAGTGTGtcctcaaggtgatgctttcctcctgaagaccctggggctggctgctggcaagcCTTGCTCCTTAGcttgtcatctgggaaggcacatggtggcttctcctggtctttcccttctcttcaaggttcagcttctggctgctccctctgtggctttctctctttatctgaatttcattctcttatgaaggattccagtaataagattaagacccatcccgattGAGGTCTTTACCACACCTTTACCAAAGTAACTTcaatccaaaggtcctacttaaaatgggttcacacccacaggaatgggttagggttaaggacatgttttctggggtacatacagctccaaaccaccacaagagAATTGGAATCCACGGGTGTCATATCCAGGAGCTCATGGGTAGGGAAATTGAGACAGGAGAGAAGGTAGAGAAGGAGAGTGAAGAGCTAAAAAATAGACTTTTTAAACTTcatattatggaaattttcaaaagtaTGTAAAATTGGAGACAATAGTAACCAgaaatttatgaatatttttccctttttaaaagataaaacgtcattgtaaaaaaaagtctcattagaaaagcatagaagaaaaaataaaaattgcttgTAATAGCAATATCAAGGCAGCTAccattcacattttttaatttgtattttagtcTGGTTTTGAatacttagatttttaaaaatgaaattgggaTTACATTGCTtcatactgtttttttgttttttgtttttttttcacaattgatattaagtatttattaatcataaatatttatcaatattcACAAGAACACAGCCTCACATTCATGGATAGTACAATAATCTTTATAATTCATTCAGGTCAAACATTCCAAGCTTAGTGAAGGTGGGGCAGCTTTAGTTCCAGTATTGTGCAGAGATAGATGCCCACCAAAAAATACTCTTCTCAGGGCTACTTGTATGTCCAGGAATCTTAATTATATCACTCTGCTTGCTCCATATCTTCTTGATCAATGTCCAGGGAGGATTACAGCAAAATCAGAACATGTTTGATCATGGAATGAATacttaattaataaatattccaCAGAGTCAGTTTTGATTTAAAGAGGTGAAAATTCAGGTATTTGAAGAGTCATTTAGTACCAAAAGCCCCAGAAGTGGAATAGTCTCACCAAAGTTATGAAATTCCCTTtggtttgtttggggtgaagtaCCTGTAATGCATTTAGTCCTCAGCTGCCTTCTGGAACTGTtcttaaatgcaaatcaaacccaccaGACTTTATGCCAGGATGGGAGGGGCTCTGTTTCATTCATCATCAAATCTGAAGAGCCTAGCATAGTATCTGGCACAAAGTGGGCAACTGACATTGATTAAGTGAAtcagctgaatgaatgaactttcCAGGCACTTTGATACATATACCTTCATTTTACTTTCCTTCCTAATTGATCAATCAACATTGGTTAATTGCCCCCTGCCATTCTTATGCTGTACTTAAAAAAAGTACTCttctgaaattattaaaattgctCACACATCATTAACTGCTATTACAAAACTTGCTCACTGGAAACTACTCTAGCCATCCAACTAATATTTGTTATTAGATACCAGAATAtggcttttaaatttgttcttaaaAGTTCAATAGTTAACATTATATTTTGACTGATAGTAGGTCATAGCAACTgacatcaaagaaagagaaaatgctggACATAATTCAATTCAACCAAAATCCCTACTATGTACAAGGTTTCATGGTATGAGTCTTACATATAAAAGGTCAACttatttcccagaattccctcagagtcttagtttgctagggctgctgaaACCAAGTATGATTAACTGTGTGGCTcaaaataacagaattttattgtctcccagttctgcaggctagaagtccaaaatcaaggtgttggcagggccacacttcctctGAAGTCTATAGAATTCTGGTGttggtttgccagcaatccatggtgATCTCTGGCTTGTGGAataattcaatctctgcctctgttatatggctgtcccttctctgtccaaattttctGTTCTTATAAGAACactagtcatactggattaagagacatcctactccagtatgacctcattttaacttgcccaaTTCTATGCATAAttactttatttccaaataaggtcacattttgagGTACTGGAGATTACAAattcagcatatctttttgggggtcACAAGTCAATCCATAACACCAAgcaatgtaaaattatttaaactaTGATTATACTGCAAAAAGCCAGTGACATTTTCTGAAAACCTGCTTATAagtgtgttttaaaaatcatccatattaactgtaacccataacatcctttgaaatttactctctgactagttaaattgtacttgaaagttatcacttttcagtatatgttaacatatatatatttgaaataatatgaaatatataacattatatttcataataaaaaatgtaaaaaaaaaaatcatccatgtTATTTTGGATTCTTTAAGAAACAGATgccaagactggattaaaagtaaaagagatgTATTGGGGGAGATATCTGTGAATGATAAAAAGGAGGAGCAGGTAGGATCTGACAATggtgaaggagaggaaagaaaatgagaattggGTAGGAAGTCTTGGATTGCAGCACAGTCCTAAAAAAATTTTGAGCAGGCCTATGGGGAGTTGTTGAACCAAATTCACCCATCACAGGAAAGGGCTGGCATTAATAGCATCCAAATGCTCAGTCACTGGTGGGGGCCTCAATAAGAACATAGTAGTGGATGCCAAAGGGCAGCAGCTGGGGTTCTCAGTCAACTTTTCTTTCTGAAGGAGGAGATGTGAGCAACAGATTTCCATGAAGCTCACATTATCTCATGTTCCAAATTGAGAGTTCTCAAGTTTTTTCGTTAATGTCTGATGGAAATAAAGACCATAAATATTTCGGTAACTGTCATGAAATACATTACTGTTAACAGAGATTAAAGATTCTATTATCTTCTTACAGCTCTTTGGTTGTTATATCAGCTCTTGGTATATAAATTGTCTTTTCTCTATCACATATAATGATGACTATAACAAAACACAAGACTatacaatacaaaataatttgaagTACTATTTTTGAATTAACCTAATAAAAACCTTCACTAATCTGGGCTAATTGGAGGCTGATTAAATTAtaggatattttaaaagtaatgtgGTTATTACTTCACAACATACACAGTAACTGCAATCAGAACAAACACTGACTGAGAGACAACTGATATAAAGGCCAAATGACTAGTCCTTATTTGCACACTATTAGTATGTTTCTGGGtagaatatactttttaaaaaatttattttcttaaataggCCTCCTTACAATCTCCTCAAATAATATCACAAAATTATCAGCCCATGGCATCCTGCTTTCCATAGGGTCTGCTAACCCTTTCTTCCTAGGTAATTCAAGAGTAGCCTGGAACTGAAGGCCCAATCTCTATCCACATGAGGCCAAGGACCTGTAACAAAGGAAACCTAAGGGAACCCAGCAATTCCTGACCTTCCCTCATTCCAGATCTGTAAACTGGACTTGACTTTTCCTGACCTAGTTATCAAGGCCAGAGCATAGGAGCTTTTGAGTCATCAAATCTGACTAGATTGGCAGAttctattttctgcttttctcatATTTGCCCTCTGTACctgaattttatgttttacaaaCTTAACATATTTGATCTCAGTTCACCCAAGCAAATAATCACTATTTTTCAACTAATGATTTTTAAGTGTTGCATACATATAAAACAATTCCAACTGAAGTATTTCAAATTactgtttcttaattttcctcCCCAGATAGTCTAAATacctggaaaaatatatttatgatttaaGAATAGCCAACATTTAATGAGAGGTATGTGTTATACACTGCCCCAAGTGGActacatatttacttatttaattctcCCTCAAACCACCCTATGAAGTGGAACTATCATTATTTCCAATTTACATATAAGGATACCAATGCATACAGAAAGTAAGTaacaaggtcacatggctagtaaGAAGTGGAGCCAGGTTTTGAAGCAAGTAATCCAGCTCCTTGTCAAAAGATTTTCTGTAGTTACTGTGGCCTACTCAAACTATAATGCATTATTTAACTcacatttaaaaagtcactgttacctAGCACATggtaatggaatttaaaaaattattttattttcattttacaagtaACTAATTTAAACTGAAAAATGCTGAAGTAAAAGTTTGCAGCTCTATAATCACTTCCATACCTCAACAGATTTAAAGTCATATGTGCTAatgtagaaatattttctttcccaatttataGTAGCGCATTTTCTTCCAAAgccatcatatatatttttaaacacattatAGAAATCAGATGCCTTAAACtatgtaagaaataaaataataaaaaataagttaattcaGAAGTACATATTCAGAAAAATTATACGTGACTTAAAAGTCAATACAACGTCCTTTACGTTCCCAATCTCCATATCGAGTGGGCTCTGGGCCCCTGGGTCCACCCTTTTCTTTGGTAACAGGATTAACATCATCAGGAAATTTTTCCAGTGGTTCTTTCTCTAAATGGGAACCTTCTGGTACATCAAAACGACCTTCTGGTAACTTTGGCTTCTTAAGGGATTGTTTGGCAGGTTCAGACTTTCCTCCTAGAGAACTCGTTTTCCTCAAAGAATGCCACAAAAGGGGTGATCTTGCGGTTCTCCAGGCTCTGGCCTGAACACGGTTGAGCCGTCCCGCAAGGCCCAACGTGGTCATGGCGCGGGATTCCATGGCTTGCTCGGTGGCCCAGTTGGGGGAAAAGACCCGATCGTGACGCCGAGCGAGCCCCACAGGGCCGGAAGGGGACGGACCTCCGTGGAACTCGCTTCATACTGTTTTGTAACTtatatttttcacttaacatagcAGAA from Choloepus didactylus isolate mChoDid1 chromosome 2, mChoDid1.pri, whole genome shotgun sequence encodes the following:
- the LOC119523085 gene encoding succinate dehydrogenase assembly factor 4, mitochondrial-like, whose translation is MESRAMTTLGLAGRLNRVQARAWRTARSPLLWHSLRKTSSLGGKSEPAKQSLKKPKLPEGRFDVPEGSHLEKEPLEKFPDDVNPVTKEKGGPRGPEPTRYGDWERKGRCIDF